The following are encoded together in the Robertmurraya sp. FSL R5-0851 genome:
- the pdxR gene encoding MocR-like pyridoxine biosynthesis transcription factor PdxR, whose product MKELVLQLNDKSPKYKQIYENIRSLIEDGVIPNDTKLPSIRQLAMILHVSRNTTLIAYEQLMAEGYIRSEEKKGYFVEAFEPIDLQHSISIENNLRASEASIKVNFRAGTVDQQAFPLKAWRRCSNDVLKEDMIYTYGEMQGDPLLRSQISSYLLQSRGIQTTPEQIIIGSSTQQLLMHLSLFLKKDFSSIAVENPGYDGARVVFQLHGYHLDPIEVGAKGLSLEQLEMTDSKLVYITPSHQFPTGVTMPVPERQQLLKWAETQDGFIIEDDYDSEFRYKQRPIPALLSLQAGARVIYLGTFSKAFIPSIRLSYMVLPSILIKPYVEQFSGLEQGTSSIHQRTMARFMEHGYWDSHIRKMRTTYKRKMHNLVTCLQEAFGEAIEIIGSQSGLYILIRIRGATKEDKLIQQALSHGVKVYPTSIYYVTNEQGTILKLGFSNLSIEQIQLGVQLLKQAWRF is encoded by the coding sequence ATGAAAGAGTTAGTCTTACAACTAAACGATAAGAGTCCTAAATATAAACAAATTTATGAAAATATTCGCTCCCTTATTGAAGATGGAGTGATCCCCAATGATACAAAGCTTCCGTCCATTCGTCAGTTAGCTATGATTTTACATGTGAGCAGAAACACCACTCTTATTGCGTATGAACAATTAATGGCAGAGGGTTATATACGAAGTGAAGAGAAAAAAGGGTACTTTGTCGAAGCGTTCGAGCCTATTGATTTACAGCACTCCATTTCCATAGAGAATAACCTTCGCGCTAGCGAGGCATCAATAAAAGTGAATTTTCGTGCTGGAACCGTTGATCAACAGGCTTTCCCGTTAAAAGCTTGGCGAAGATGTAGTAACGATGTGTTAAAGGAAGACATGATTTATACTTACGGAGAAATGCAGGGTGATCCCCTCCTGAGAAGTCAAATTTCTAGCTACTTACTTCAATCAAGAGGAATTCAAACCACACCGGAACAAATCATCATCGGCAGCAGCACGCAACAACTACTGATGCACTTGTCCCTTTTTCTAAAAAAAGATTTTTCTAGCATTGCCGTAGAAAATCCTGGCTATGACGGAGCTCGGGTAGTCTTTCAACTACATGGGTATCACTTAGATCCCATAGAAGTAGGTGCAAAAGGACTTTCACTTGAACAGCTTGAAATGACGGACTCCAAGCTTGTATACATCACTCCGTCCCATCAGTTTCCTACCGGTGTCACCATGCCTGTTCCTGAACGGCAGCAATTACTAAAATGGGCGGAAACACAGGATGGATTTATTATAGAAGATGACTACGATAGCGAATTTCGTTACAAACAGCGGCCGATACCGGCCTTATTATCGTTACAGGCTGGTGCGCGTGTGATTTACCTTGGTACTTTTTCAAAAGCATTTATCCCTTCGATCCGTTTAAGCTACATGGTATTGCCCTCCATTCTAATCAAACCATATGTAGAACAGTTCTCCGGTCTGGAGCAAGGTACCTCGAGCATTCATCAGCGAACGATGGCACGCTTCATGGAACATGGATATTGGGATTCACATATTCGGAAAATGCGCACCACTTACAAACGGAAGATGCACAATCTAGTCACCTGCCTGCAGGAAGCATTCGGAGAGGCGATCGAAATCATCGGTTCCCAATCAGGATTATATATACTAATCAGGATTCGAGGAGCAACAAAAGAGGACAAACTGATTCAACAAGCACTTTCACACGGTGTGAAAGTGTACCCAACATCCATTTACTATGTAACAAACGAACAGGGAACCATACTTAAGCTTGGTTTTAGTAATCTATCAATCGAACAAATCCAATTAGGTGTACAATTGCTGAAACAAGCTTGGAGGTTTTAG
- a CDS encoding GNAT family N-acetyltransferase, giving the protein MDIMKADITLLELITPLFNAYRMFYEQTSNLEGARQFIQERIANQESVIFLAMEGETAVGFTQLYPTFSSVGMKKGYILNDLYVDTNYRMKGIGRALIQEVFQFCEERNAHFVQLETAADNVQAKTLYEKMGMQLSNEYDCYVKRF; this is encoded by the coding sequence ATGGATATTATGAAGGCCGATATAACTTTACTAGAGCTAATAACCCCATTATTCAATGCATACCGGATGTTTTACGAACAAACTAGCAATCTTGAAGGTGCAAGACAATTTATTCAAGAAAGAATAGCAAATCAAGAGTCAGTCATTTTTCTAGCAATGGAGGGAGAAACGGCTGTTGGATTCACGCAGCTTTATCCAACCTTTTCGTCTGTTGGTATGAAAAAAGGATACATCCTTAACGATTTGTATGTAGATACAAACTATAGAATGAAAGGCATCGGTAGAGCATTAATACAGGAAGTTTTTCAGTTTTGTGAAGAGAGAAATGCCCATTTTGTTCAATTAGAGACGGCAGCAGATAATGTTCAGGCTAAGACCTTATACGAAAAGATGGGGATGCAGTTATCAAATGAGTATGATTGTTATGTGAAAAGGTTCTAG
- a CDS encoding DUF3817 domain-containing protein, whose amino-acid sequence MLNSPIAKFRFMGLLEGVSLLVLIFIAMPLKYFAGFPEVVTLVGSIHGMLFVMYVFMIAYVTFKIRWSFVWITSAFAVAFIPFGNLVLDAKLRKSRYS is encoded by the coding sequence ATGCTTAACTCGCCAATCGCAAAATTTCGGTTCATGGGCCTCTTAGAGGGTGTATCTCTGCTCGTCTTGATATTTATTGCTATGCCCCTTAAATACTTCGCAGGGTTTCCGGAAGTAGTCACATTGGTTGGTTCGATTCACGGTATGCTATTTGTCATGTATGTGTTTATGATTGCGTATGTCACTTTTAAAATTAGGTGGTCTTTTGTATGGATCACATCGGCATTTGCTGTTGCGTTTATTCCTTTCGGTAATCTGGTCCTTGATGCTAAACTTCGTAAGTCACGTTACAGTTAA